Proteins from one Ramlibacter sp. PS4R-6 genomic window:
- a CDS encoding MarC family protein yields the protein MDFIKPLVTLLAVVNPLAIVPFFIHYTQGFTREQRRRTVVTASFTAFLVIAVSALIGLQLLDFFGISLASFQVGGGMLLLTSAINMLNAQPAEAKPQAREMEEGAEKAAMGASIAVVPLTIPLLTGPATMSTVVIYAERAHTFWQLMALVSYGVVIGVATFICFALAEPIARVLGKTGIRVMTRIMGLMLAALAVEVMAVGLLKLFPGLGR from the coding sequence ATGGACTTCATCAAGCCGCTCGTCACGCTGCTGGCGGTGGTCAACCCGCTGGCCATCGTGCCCTTCTTCATCCACTACACGCAGGGCTTCACGCGCGAGCAGCGCCGCCGCACGGTCGTCACGGCGTCTTTCACCGCCTTCCTCGTGATCGCGGTGAGCGCACTCATCGGCCTGCAGCTGCTGGACTTCTTCGGCATCTCGCTGGCGAGCTTCCAGGTGGGCGGCGGCATGCTGCTGCTCACGAGCGCCATCAACATGCTCAACGCCCAGCCGGCCGAGGCCAAGCCGCAGGCGCGCGAGATGGAGGAAGGCGCCGAGAAGGCGGCGATGGGCGCGAGCATCGCGGTGGTGCCGCTCACGATCCCGCTGCTGACGGGGCCCGCGACGATGTCCACGGTGGTGATCTACGCCGAGCGCGCCCACACCTTCTGGCAGCTGATGGCGCTGGTGAGCTACGGCGTGGTGATCGGCGTGGCGACCTTCATCTGCTTCGCGCTCGCCGAGCCCATCGCGCGCGTGCTCGGCAAGACCGGCATCCGCGTGATGACGCGGATCATGGGCCTGATGCTCGCGGCTTTGGCGGTCGAGGTGATGGCCGTCGGCCTGCTCAAGCTGTTTCCGGGCCTGGGCCGCTAG
- a CDS encoding MaoC family dehydratase, whose product MSTIKYYWEDLEPGSVRELGSVTVSAEEIKEFAEQFDPQPFHVDEAAGRRSIFGNLCASGWHTCALAMKLTVENFLRDSASMGSPGLENLRWLKPVYPGDTLTLKHTILESRPLRKRLDTGLVRSAWEMANQNGETVLQMEGYGMFRRRHPGTPEA is encoded by the coding sequence ATGAGCACGATCAAGTACTACTGGGAAGACCTCGAGCCCGGCTCGGTGCGCGAGCTGGGCAGCGTCACGGTGAGCGCCGAGGAGATCAAGGAGTTCGCCGAACAGTTCGACCCGCAGCCCTTCCATGTCGACGAGGCGGCCGGCCGACGCTCGATCTTCGGCAACCTGTGCGCGAGCGGCTGGCACACCTGCGCGCTGGCGATGAAGCTCACGGTGGAGAACTTCCTGCGCGATTCGGCCAGCATGGGTTCGCCGGGGCTGGAGAACCTGCGCTGGCTCAAGCCGGTATACCCGGGCGACACGCTGACGCTCAAGCACACGATCCTCGAATCGCGCCCGCTGCGCAAGCGCCTGGACACCGGGCTCGTGCGCTCGGCCTGGGAGATGGCCAACCAGAACGGCGAGACGGTGCTGCAGATGGAAGGCTACGGCATGTTCCGGCGCCGCCACCCCGGCACCCCCGAGGCCTGA